ATATCTTACGGAGCAATCACCAGTTTCTAGTTGCAACCATGCCTTTCGTGGTATCAAAAATTAAAGTAAATGAGGGGAATAAAATAGAGTAGGCCTATAGCGAAGATTCTCCGTAGTCCAGAATTTTATCATTATGCTAAAGCCAAGATAATGGACACCAAATGCTGATAGCAGAGGAGCTCTGCTACCATCCGAATTGTTCAGTTTTACAAGCAGCACTAAGAAGATCAACTAGGAACAAAAGTAAAGGCAATAGAATAGATATTCCAATGGCGCTGCAAACCAGCAGTGTAGAACATCCAGATCAAGCACTGCATCCTACAGTCCTACAAAAAATGGAGGCTCCTGGTTCGCACCATCATCTTCTCTCATCTCATGGAACAGTGGACCGGGAATAATGCTCTCCTGGAGGTAATGCCCGGTAACCCACAAATTGATTTCTTGGCCATCTTGGCTTTTCACATATCCTAAAAACTTGCCATTGACGTCAAAATGCAACACACCCCTATGAGTAAACCGAATCAGCATCTCACCCCCACCGAGAACAGCCATCCTAGGGGATATTATGACCTCTGGATCGACAAGCGCTGATGGATCCATCCCAACCAaattaaggcctcctttggtttagaggaatttcataggaattctagaggataggattcttataggattttttcctttagagtcctttggttcataggaatggattcctattcctacataggattggttcccatccttcacatttcataggaaaataaaaaggagcctagactcaatggaaaaattcctttggtgtcaaccaaatgacatcttgtttcctattcctactcataggatttgagatacatgtcatctcatttcctataagattcctattcctatgataatcctatcctatgaaccaaaagaggcctaaTCCGGTGCTTCAAAGACCATGTTTCAGCATCGTAGTCATGTAACACCCAAAATTCTATGGTGTGTTTGTCACTGCAGATGCTGCACAAAGCAAGAGTGCCATCCATCTCCAGCAACGACTCTTGTAAGAAGTCGCCCAATCGGGCAGGACGACACATCAATCGAAATTTTTCAGCTGCTGTGTTGAACACCATTATGTAGTCCGCATCGCAGCCGTGGTATTTTCCAAGTTTCCAGTGCAGGCCGCCACGGTGGTGGACTGGTGGATGTTGGGACGAATCAGGTAGGCCCCTGCGTAACGCCAGCTCCAAGGAAGATGAGACTGTTGGTTGTGTGATGCATCCTTGTCTGATGTATCTTGTACTATCGGATCCCACCGCTATGACATAGTAGAAAGTTCTGTAATTTGTGTGGTATGCGTTGTAATTTGTCGGACTAGAGATCCATAACACTCGGAATTCTCATCCAGATGGTTGGTGCCGGTAGAAGCCGACAATCCGGTGGTAAAAACCACGCTCCGTCGGATGCTTTGCTAGGCGAGCATACTTGCGGGTGACCGGATTGCAGATGAACTGATCTGCCATGGATCCATAGGACACGATGAAGAGACCGTCACACACGGCCTGGAGTTTACGGTAGTCGTAGGTCCGGATGATAGGGCAGAGCTTTTGCCAGCCTGCGCCGGCGTCAAAGGAAAACAGGAGGTGGGCTTTCTGCGGCTCGACGACGTGGCTGAGGATTGGGAGCAAGGGCTGGTGGCGGTGGTTGTCCAGCATGAACTTGTCGGTCGAGGTGGCACTGTGCCACCACCTGCAGACAGCGCGACAGCGGAGGATGTCCTTGGGCGGCAAACGGACGAGGATCTCTTCGACAACGATCCCCTCTGGAAGATCGTCCAGGCCGGTCGCGCCTCCGTTGCCCGGCATGGTGACCAGTCGCCGGTGCTCCGTCAGATCAGATTCCGCCCAACTAAGAATAAAAAGGGGAAACATAAAGATGGGGCATGAGACGGATCCCTGGGGCACGGAGGCGAGAAGGTTTACCTGAGGCGCTGCGGACGGTGGCGAGCTACGGCGGCACTTCGACCCCCCTGCGGCGGCGGTGCCGCGTTCCGGTCTCTGGATATTCAGACAAGAACGATTTGAGGGAAAATCGATAGATGGAGACAAACAATGAATCAGAACGCGGCGGACAGCGTGCTCCGAGATCACCTCGCACGGCCGATTTGGGCGACGAATCTGTTCACCGGCGTCGGGGAAGAGGGTACTCCAGCGAGATAGATTGGGAATTGATTTTTTTTTTTTGCAGGGAAGATTGGGAATTGATTGAGAGGGCGGCGGTGGTAGGGTTTGGGTTCCCCTGTTCCCGTCTGGCGCTTTTCACAGTGAAAGTATACGCTTGAATAATGAAATATAGTAAGATTTTAAAGAATCAAATAATGCATCTACATGTATcataagagcaactccaacgtgACGATCCAAACGGACACCCATTTTGTCCGCTTTTtatccgtttgggtcggccgGACAGACACCCGTGTCCGCTTTCACGTTTGGTCGGCGTTTGCGCCCAACACCGGCCTAACCCATTTTTTGAGTTCGCGCGACACTTAAGCATTTCAAAATATAAAAACTTAATTAAACATTAAATGCCGTCCAGAAAAGCCGGTGAAAGTCCACGCGTCCACACTACATTTAATtaaactaaaaaaagaaaaaataggCGTCCCGCAGTCCTAGGTGTCATCCTCGTCGGCGTCGTCCTCATCGGTGAGGTCAACAAGGGTCGGCGCCGAGCCAGCCCAGGGGAACGCGACGCTCCGTGTCGGCGTCGCGCTCGAGCTGCTCGAGGTACTCGCCCTCGCGGCGCTCCTCGGCCAGCCGCAGCTGACGCCGGTGCTCGAGGTAGGTCGCCTCCTGCGCCTCTGTCGCCTCCTTTCAGACTGGCCGTGCGCTGACCCACTCGCGCACTTGGCCGGTCCACATGTAGCGCTCGATGGGGGTCGGCTCCGGCTCAGCCTGCTCTGAGGACGGTGGGGTAATCGGCGGCACGACACAGTCGCCGGCAGTGGAGAGGGCCATGGCCTCCGCCAGCCTCGCCTGGTACGCCGCCTCCTTCACCTCCTCTCTACgtcgctcctcctcctcgctctccCGGAGGACCGCGGCTAGGGCCATCTGGTAGGCGGCCTCCTCACCACCGATTGGATCGATTTAAGGCATGTATCGGTCACCTCACCACCGATTGGATCGGGGTCACATGACCATTTGATCAACCCGTCATCATTCTCCCTCTTATTCCCCTCGCGAAATAAACCGCTTCCTCACCCTGTTAGTGTCGCTCGGCCCCCTCACAGCACCACACGCATCTCTTCGCCCCACCCTGTCTCCCACCATCCGCATTTCAAAACCGGTCACCAGGCCATCTTGCAGCCTGGACGCGCGGTTGCAGATCCACTCGGCGATCATAGCTTCCTCGGCTGTTTATAGCACCTGCGTTCACGGGTTGCAATATCGCTTGCAGCAGGGACGATGGCGGTTGCAGCACCGGCGTCGCTCAGTTGTAGCTTCCGGGTGTCATGTCGTCTCCAGTGTCGGCGTCGCACAAGCAGGGTTGTTTCCATGAGCTTTGATCTCCATTGATCATACTTCACGAGTTAGCGTTTAGTATCCATGCAGCAGAATTAGGAGTACCATACTTCTTACACCAGTAGACAGCAACAGTTTGACTGTCACCTTATCCTTCCAAGATGCATTGTTAGCAAGTACGTACAAGCATGCCATGCAGTACTACAAAACAAGACGCCAGATGAACAGGTTCCCCCCTAAGAAAAATATGCAGGTTTCGCTGTCTAGTGTCTATGTTCTGAACCCAAAATTCCAGTGCAACCGGTGCACTCTGCATCAGAACTTACGATAAATATTCTAAAATGTTCTGAAACTATATGACGACGGAGGAAAAAAACACTATGCACAAGCAAGTTTGTTTCCACAAGCTTTGTTCTCCATTGATCATACTTCACAGTTAGCGTTTAGCATCCATCCAGCAGATTTAGGATTACCGTACTACTTGCATAGAAAACAGAGTCTGCGTAGACAGTTGAGAGCTCAGCTCAGTTCAGGTCCACCGGTAGACTACAACAAGGTTATTTTAGCTAGTACTACAAATTAAGACGCTAGATGATCAAGAGCCTAAGCACATCACATCATGGCATGCTACCCACAATAACTAGCCAGCTCGTGAGCTCTTCACTTCAGACTGACACACGAGCAGCTGAATGGAGCTTCCTCCATCATGTTCCTGTACGCAAGAAGAAACACAAAAACGCCAGAAGATTGAACACCATCATTGTCTTCCGTTAAGACATATCCGGAGCTGCTCCCATGATCAAAATTGTAGTAGTACATGTCTACCCACACCAAAAGCATTGGAACTGCTGGAATTTTCCATGTGATCTAAGAGTTCACGTAAAAAAGACATCGACTAGTCACTATGTAAATGAAAAATATTTATCCTGGCA
This sequence is a window from Triticum urartu cultivar G1812 unplaced genomic scaffold, Tu2.1 TuUngrouped_contig_5071, whole genome shotgun sequence. Protein-coding genes within it:
- the LOC125528731 gene encoding uncharacterized protein LOC125528731; the encoded protein is MPGNGGATGLDDLPEGIVVEEILVRLPPKDILRCRAVCRWWHSATSTDKFMLDNHRHQPLLPILSHVVEPQKAHLLFSFDAGAGWQKLCPIIRTYDYRKLQAVCDGLFIVSYGSMADQFICNPVTRKYARLAKHPTERGFYHRIVGFYRHQPSG